Proteins from one Sphingopyxis terrae subsp. terrae NBRC 15098 genomic window:
- a CDS encoding antibiotic biosynthesis monooxygenase family protein, producing the protein MAVIEHALLPVRPGMEVEFEAAIAKARPLIEASPGFISLTLRRPLGTGQPYLLLAEWRTVADHRDGFRRSDRYERWRALLHRFYDPVPGVSYFGDAV; encoded by the coding sequence ATGGCCGTGATCGAGCATGCCTTGCTGCCGGTCCGGCCTGGAATGGAAGTGGAATTCGAAGCGGCCATCGCCAAAGCGCGGCCGCTGATCGAAGCCTCGCCCGGCTTCATTTCGCTGACCCTTCGTCGGCCGTTGGGAACCGGACAGCCCTATCTGTTGTTGGCAGAATGGCGAACGGTCGCGGATCATCGCGATGGTTTTCGTCGATCCGACCGCTATGAACGGTGGCGGGCGCTGCTGCATCGCTTTTACGACCCCGTGCCGGGGGTGAGCTATTTCGGAGACGCTGTGTGA
- a CDS encoding TerC family protein, whose translation MLTQAAATAGPGGFGEIWSHIVADFSNITEPAALAAFVQVLMIDIVLAGDNAIVVGALAAGLPADQRKKVILIGVLAALVLRIAFALVVTQLMQIVGLIFVGGLLLIWVAWKMWRELREGAHSAGSPEIEGDEHSGLKPAKSFAAAAWAVAIADVSMSLDNVLAVAGAAREHPGILIVGLIFAVALMGIAANIIAKYIERYRWIAYVGLAVILYVAVKMIHEGWIDPAVGLGTLFG comes from the coding sequence ATGTTGACGCAGGCGGCGGCCACTGCCGGGCCCGGTGGGTTCGGCGAAATCTGGTCGCACATCGTCGCCGATTTTTCGAACATCACTGAACCCGCCGCGCTCGCTGCCTTCGTGCAGGTGCTGATGATCGACATCGTGCTGGCCGGCGACAATGCCATCGTCGTCGGCGCGCTCGCCGCAGGACTGCCCGCCGATCAGCGCAAGAAGGTGATCCTGATCGGCGTTCTGGCGGCGCTCGTCCTGCGCATTGCCTTTGCCCTTGTCGTCACGCAGTTGATGCAGATCGTCGGTCTGATCTTCGTCGGCGGTCTGCTGCTGATCTGGGTCGCCTGGAAGATGTGGCGCGAACTACGCGAAGGCGCGCATTCGGCCGGATCACCCGAGATTGAGGGCGACGAACATTCGGGGTTGAAGCCTGCCAAAAGCTTTGCCGCCGCCGCCTGGGCGGTCGCGATCGCCGACGTCAGCATGAGTCTCGACAATGTGCTTGCGGTTGCCGGCGCGGCGCGCGAGCATCCGGGCATCCTGATCGTCGGGCTGATCTTCGCGGTCGCACTGATGGGTATCGCGGCGAATATCATCGCCAAATATATCGAGCGCTATCGCTGGATCGCCTATGTCGGCCTTGCCGTCATCCTCTATGTCGCGGTCAAGATGATCCACGAAGGCTGGATCGACCCCGCGGTCGGGCTGGGAACATTGTTCGGCTGA
- a CDS encoding DUF1489 family protein translates to MAKLHLTRVAVGCPDYPSLDARIAARAEQGEVRFTTRFKPKRADELIGGRLHFIIRHMIVGRVEILAFDDRDDGRVDIVCAARLEPVHPQPKRAHQGWRYLSEADAPKTADGASGIGDLPPELYRELAAISLI, encoded by the coding sequence ATGGCAAAGCTCCATCTCACCCGTGTTGCTGTGGGTTGTCCCGACTATCCGTCGCTGGATGCGCGGATTGCCGCACGCGCAGAGCAGGGCGAAGTGCGGTTCACGACGCGGTTCAAGCCGAAACGTGCCGACGAACTGATCGGCGGCAGATTGCATTTCATCATTCGTCACATGATCGTCGGGCGCGTCGAAATCCTGGCTTTTGACGATCGGGATGATGGGCGGGTCGATATTGTGTGTGCGGCCAGGCTCGAACCCGTTCATCCGCAGCCCAAGCGTGCGCACCAGGGCTGGCGTTATCTGAGCGAGGCCGATGCGCCCAAGACTGCGGATGGCGCGAGCGGAATCGGCGATCTGCCGCCCGAGCTCTATCGCGAATTGGCGGCGATCAGCCTGATCTAG